A portion of the Drosophila innubila isolate TH190305 chromosome 3L unlocalized genomic scaffold, UK_Dinn_1.0 0_D_3L, whole genome shotgun sequence genome contains these proteins:
- the LOC117786513 gene encoding uncharacterized protein LOC117786513 isoform X2 — MCNAGYSNEMATNGDISMISPPTSSISNDQDPFGQLPPLPPPLRSTQVLQPLSVFPGAKRTKFLNFSNSLFLSFFFYQFV; from the coding sequence CTGGCTACAGTAATGAAATGGCGACCAATGGTGATATATCGATGATCTCGCCGCCAACGTCTTCCATTTCAAACGATCAAGATCCGTTTGGACAGCTGCCACCACTACCACCGCCATTGCGTTCCACCCAAGTGCTTCAGCCATTGAGCGTATTTCCAGGTGCCAAACGAACCAAATTTCTCAATTTCTCCAATTCTCTgttcctttcattttttttttatcagtttgtttGA